One window from the genome of Mauremys mutica isolate MM-2020 ecotype Southern chromosome 4, ASM2049712v1, whole genome shotgun sequence encodes:
- the PTGR2 gene encoding prostaglandin reductase 2 isoform X1 — MMMMRKVMRKIMANISGCSARVTDVQCGIPAKVVMIIQRVVLNSRPGKNGVPVAENFRMEAVPLPDKITDGQVQARTLYLSVDPYMRCRMNEDTGSDYLLPWQLSEVADGGGIGVVEESKHANFAKGDIVTSFNWPWQTKVILDGRLLQKLDPQLVDGHLSYFLGAAGITGLTSFLGIKEKGHVTLGANQTMVVSGAAGACGSLAGQIGRLEGCSRVVGICGTDEKCSILVSEMGFDVAINYKKGNVAEQLHELCPAGVDVYFDNVGGDLSDAVINQMNQNSHIILCGQISQYNKDVPYPPPLPPAVEEIRKAKNITRERFLVLNYMDKHEASILQLCQWIKEGKLKVKETVVKGLENIGGAFQSMMTGGNTGKQIVLISE; from the exons GGTCACTGACGTACAGTGTGGAATTCCTGCTAAAGTGGTTATGATTATACAAAGAGTGGTGTTGAACTCACGTCCTG GTAAAAATGGTGTGCCAGTGGCAGAAAACTTCCGAATGGAAGCGGTCCCCCTACCAGATAAAATCACAGATGGACAGGTACAAGCTCGAACCCTCTACCTTTCTGTGGACCCTTACATG CGCTGCCGCATGAATGAAGACACAGGTTCTGATTATCTCCTACCCTGGCAGTTGTCTGAGGTGGCTGATGGTGGGGGCATTGGGGTTGTGGAGGAGAGCAAACATGCTAACTTTGCTAAAGGAGATATTGTAACTTCTTTCAACTGGCCCTGGCAGACAAAGGTCATTCTAGATGGAAGACTCCTCCAAAAG CTAGATCCACAACTTGTTGATGGACACCTCTCCTACTTTCTTGGTGCAGCTGGCATTACTGGGCTGACCTCCTTTCTAGGAATAAAAGAGAAGGGACATGTGACTCTGGGTGCCAATCAGACAATGGTTgtcagtggggctgctggtgcCTGTGGTTCTCTGGCTGGTCAG ATTGGCCGCCTAGAGGGCTGCTCTAGAGTGGTAGGAATCTGTGGTACAGATGAGAAGTGCTCCATTTTGGTCTCAGAAATGGGGTTTGATGTGGCTATCAATTACAAGAAGGGGAATGTGGCAGAGCAGCTGCATGAACTCTGCCCAGCTGGCGTGGATGTTTATTTTGATAATGTTGGTGGAGACCTCAGTGATGCAGTTATAAATCAG ATGAATCAGAACAGCCATATCATCCTATGTGGACAGATTTCCCAGTATAATAAAGATGTACCTtatcctcccccactgcctcctgcagTAGAAGAAATACGGAAAGCAAAGAATATCACAAG GGAGAGGTTTCTGGTATTAAACTATATGGACAAACACGAAGCTAGTATTCTACAGCTCTGTCAGTGGATCAAAGAGGGGAAACTGAAG GTCAAAGAGACTGTGGTAAAAGGCCTGGAAAACATTGGGG GGGCTTTCCAGTCCATGATGACCGGAGGCAACACTGGAAAACAGATAGTGTTAATTTCTGAATAA
- the PTGR2 gene encoding prostaglandin reductase 2 isoform X2, with the protein MRWAGRTEEAGSVPARLRTVLRSIDCARDCEPPAAEPGVTDVQCGIPAKVVMIIQRVVLNSRPGKNGVPVAENFRMEAVPLPDKITDGQVQARTLYLSVDPYMRCRMNEDTGSDYLLPWQLSEVADGGGIGVVEESKHANFAKGDIVTSFNWPWQTKVILDGRLLQKLDPQLVDGHLSYFLGAAGITGLTSFLGIKEKGHVTLGANQTMVVSGAAGACGSLAGQIGRLEGCSRVVGICGTDEKCSILVSEMGFDVAINYKKGNVAEQLHELCPAGVDVYFDNVGGDLSDAVINQMNQNSHIILCGQISQYNKDVPYPPPLPPAVEEIRKAKNITRERFLVLNYMDKHEASILQLCQWIKEGKLKVKETVVKGLENIGGAFQSMMTGGNTGKQIVLISE; encoded by the exons GGTCACTGACGTACAGTGTGGAATTCCTGCTAAAGTGGTTATGATTATACAAAGAGTGGTGTTGAACTCACGTCCTG GTAAAAATGGTGTGCCAGTGGCAGAAAACTTCCGAATGGAAGCGGTCCCCCTACCAGATAAAATCACAGATGGACAGGTACAAGCTCGAACCCTCTACCTTTCTGTGGACCCTTACATG CGCTGCCGCATGAATGAAGACACAGGTTCTGATTATCTCCTACCCTGGCAGTTGTCTGAGGTGGCTGATGGTGGGGGCATTGGGGTTGTGGAGGAGAGCAAACATGCTAACTTTGCTAAAGGAGATATTGTAACTTCTTTCAACTGGCCCTGGCAGACAAAGGTCATTCTAGATGGAAGACTCCTCCAAAAG CTAGATCCACAACTTGTTGATGGACACCTCTCCTACTTTCTTGGTGCAGCTGGCATTACTGGGCTGACCTCCTTTCTAGGAATAAAAGAGAAGGGACATGTGACTCTGGGTGCCAATCAGACAATGGTTgtcagtggggctgctggtgcCTGTGGTTCTCTGGCTGGTCAG ATTGGCCGCCTAGAGGGCTGCTCTAGAGTGGTAGGAATCTGTGGTACAGATGAGAAGTGCTCCATTTTGGTCTCAGAAATGGGGTTTGATGTGGCTATCAATTACAAGAAGGGGAATGTGGCAGAGCAGCTGCATGAACTCTGCCCAGCTGGCGTGGATGTTTATTTTGATAATGTTGGTGGAGACCTCAGTGATGCAGTTATAAATCAG ATGAATCAGAACAGCCATATCATCCTATGTGGACAGATTTCCCAGTATAATAAAGATGTACCTtatcctcccccactgcctcctgcagTAGAAGAAATACGGAAAGCAAAGAATATCACAAG GGAGAGGTTTCTGGTATTAAACTATATGGACAAACACGAAGCTAGTATTCTACAGCTCTGTCAGTGGATCAAAGAGGGGAAACTGAAG GTCAAAGAGACTGTGGTAAAAGGCCTGGAAAACATTGGGG GGGCTTTCCAGTCCATGATGACCGGAGGCAACACTGGAAAACAGATAGTGTTAATTTCTGAATAA
- the PTGR2 gene encoding prostaglandin reductase 2 isoform X3, which produces MIIQRVVLNSRPGKNGVPVAENFRMEAVPLPDKITDGQVQARTLYLSVDPYMRCRMNEDTGSDYLLPWQLSEVADGGGIGVVEESKHANFAKGDIVTSFNWPWQTKVILDGRLLQKLDPQLVDGHLSYFLGAAGITGLTSFLGIKEKGHVTLGANQTMVVSGAAGACGSLAGQIGRLEGCSRVVGICGTDEKCSILVSEMGFDVAINYKKGNVAEQLHELCPAGVDVYFDNVGGDLSDAVINQMNQNSHIILCGQISQYNKDVPYPPPLPPAVEEIRKAKNITRERFLVLNYMDKHEASILQLCQWIKEGKLKVKETVVKGLENIGGAFQSMMTGGNTGKQIVLISE; this is translated from the exons ATGATTATACAAAGAGTGGTGTTGAACTCACGTCCTG GTAAAAATGGTGTGCCAGTGGCAGAAAACTTCCGAATGGAAGCGGTCCCCCTACCAGATAAAATCACAGATGGACAGGTACAAGCTCGAACCCTCTACCTTTCTGTGGACCCTTACATG CGCTGCCGCATGAATGAAGACACAGGTTCTGATTATCTCCTACCCTGGCAGTTGTCTGAGGTGGCTGATGGTGGGGGCATTGGGGTTGTGGAGGAGAGCAAACATGCTAACTTTGCTAAAGGAGATATTGTAACTTCTTTCAACTGGCCCTGGCAGACAAAGGTCATTCTAGATGGAAGACTCCTCCAAAAG CTAGATCCACAACTTGTTGATGGACACCTCTCCTACTTTCTTGGTGCAGCTGGCATTACTGGGCTGACCTCCTTTCTAGGAATAAAAGAGAAGGGACATGTGACTCTGGGTGCCAATCAGACAATGGTTgtcagtggggctgctggtgcCTGTGGTTCTCTGGCTGGTCAG ATTGGCCGCCTAGAGGGCTGCTCTAGAGTGGTAGGAATCTGTGGTACAGATGAGAAGTGCTCCATTTTGGTCTCAGAAATGGGGTTTGATGTGGCTATCAATTACAAGAAGGGGAATGTGGCAGAGCAGCTGCATGAACTCTGCCCAGCTGGCGTGGATGTTTATTTTGATAATGTTGGTGGAGACCTCAGTGATGCAGTTATAAATCAG ATGAATCAGAACAGCCATATCATCCTATGTGGACAGATTTCCCAGTATAATAAAGATGTACCTtatcctcccccactgcctcctgcagTAGAAGAAATACGGAAAGCAAAGAATATCACAAG GGAGAGGTTTCTGGTATTAAACTATATGGACAAACACGAAGCTAGTATTCTACAGCTCTGTCAGTGGATCAAAGAGGGGAAACTGAAG GTCAAAGAGACTGTGGTAAAAGGCCTGGAAAACATTGGGG GGGCTTTCCAGTCCATGATGACCGGAGGCAACACTGGAAAACAGATAGTGTTAATTTCTGAATAA